One Candidatus Neomarinimicrobiota bacterium DNA window includes the following coding sequences:
- the der gene encoding ribosome biogenesis GTPase Der produces MTGTLPIVSIVGRPNVGKSTLFNRIIGRRDAIVDPMEGVTRDRKYAEASWSGQDFILIDTGGYDSRSDDKLLVSVREQAESALEQSELIIFVVDVTTGITAGDDDLARLMRRQSKKVILVANKADDNKRESTLYEFMKLGLGEPYAVSAESGRKTGDLLDVIISHFPKEKEESSDKESGINIAVVGVPNVGKSSLVNGLLNEERQIVTDIPGTTRDSADSLLLYDEKKFTLIDTAGIRRRSKITDGVEFYSTVRARRAMARADVIVAMIDATRGMDKQDVHIINEAWENNKCLICAVNKWDLIKLDTHTQKNWRREFYDTLPQLVNYPIIFISALKKQKIFSVLDSVSTVHKESQKRIKTALLVDWLKSVVEETAPPSYRSRFVKISFINQSKSTMPTFVLFTNEPKGIKDNYKRFLESRLREEFGFNGVPIKLLFKEK; encoded by the coding sequence ATGACCGGCACACTGCCAATTGTCTCAATAGTAGGCAGACCCAATGTTGGGAAATCCACTCTCTTCAACAGAATTATAGGTAGGCGTGACGCAATAGTTGATCCTATGGAAGGAGTGACAAGAGACAGAAAATATGCGGAGGCTTCATGGTCCGGACAGGATTTCATTCTCATAGACACGGGAGGATACGACTCCCGGTCCGATGACAAGCTGCTCGTCTCTGTGAGGGAGCAAGCAGAGTCTGCCCTTGAACAATCCGAATTAATCATCTTTGTAGTTGACGTTACCACCGGGATTACTGCCGGTGACGATGACCTGGCTCGTCTGATGCGGAGGCAATCCAAAAAAGTTATTCTGGTGGCAAATAAAGCAGACGATAATAAACGAGAATCTACTTTATATGAATTTATGAAACTCGGGCTTGGCGAACCATACGCCGTCTCGGCAGAGTCGGGAAGAAAAACAGGCGATCTGTTAGACGTAATAATCAGTCATTTCCCGAAAGAGAAAGAAGAATCTTCTGACAAGGAAAGCGGAATTAATATCGCGGTCGTTGGGGTTCCTAATGTGGGAAAATCCTCTCTCGTGAACGGTCTTCTGAACGAAGAGAGACAGATAGTTACTGACATTCCCGGAACAACAAGAGACAGCGCTGACAGCTTATTGCTGTATGATGAGAAGAAATTTACGCTCATAGATACAGCCGGAATACGCAGAAGATCGAAGATCACGGACGGAGTGGAATTTTACAGTACCGTCAGAGCCCGGAGAGCGATGGCACGGGCTGACGTAATCGTAGCAATGATTGACGCCACGCGAGGGATGGATAAACAAGACGTGCATATTATTAACGAGGCTTGGGAAAACAATAAATGTCTCATTTGCGCGGTAAATAAATGGGATCTGATTAAGTTGGATACACATACTCAAAAAAATTGGCGTCGTGAATTTTATGACACTCTACCCCAGCTCGTGAACTATCCCATTATATTTATTTCTGCTCTAAAAAAACAAAAAATATTCAGTGTTTTGGATTCAGTCTCAACCGTCCACAAAGAATCACAGAAAAGAATCAAGACAGCTTTGTTAGTTGATTGGCTTAAATCTGTTGTTGAAGAAACCGCACCGCCAAGTTATCGGAGCCGGTTTGTCAAGATTTCGTTCATAAATCAATCGAAATCAACAATGCCGACTTTTGTGCTGTTTACGAATGAACCGAAAGGCATCAAAGACAATTATAAGCGGTTCCTGGAATCTCGTCTGCGTGAAGAATTCGGTTTTAACGGCGTACCTATCAAACTGCTTTTCAAAGAAAAATAA